One segment of Geitlerinema sp. PCC 9228 DNA contains the following:
- a CDS encoding mechanosensitive ion channel family protein: protein MQSRVQALYRLAIWGVLGMAIAFLTSTLPVAAKNAFPTFSQIPPLAGLEGISQILSPVEQEKLDIRAVWLDGYKLFHVATPAPNSDSAKSSQSVSISSQRRVRDIQRQLYSIVRSDFDPETLHVTYKFLNDLPVIYAQYGDKLREIDIMTVTHLDAKLSRGDITTRATELSNIIEKALVRAKEQRQPEFLARQSALALGIIGGTLFLSWGVAKWQRSLKKRRQRTIEAIEAEMEAEAAAAAEQAETDPTQSLEGEAGDAAVFPTTSLDSVRQQLSRQQWFTFNEIQRRLLQIVQLVLWGANVATILRLFPYTRWLQPLLFALPLRIAIAILATYLIIRLLEAIIDRLFSALEPQELVDERTSQRIALRISTFSQVFKSVTALIGVGVAVLVTLSIIGINLTPLLAGAGIAGLALSLGAQNAIKDTINGFFILLEDQYAVGDVVIIQQMCGFVERMNLRITQLRGMDGSVITIPNGTITMVENLSKEWSRVDLSVEVDFYTNVDRALAVVNQVCEYLYYDRKWRPLMLEAPQVLGVDQISHSGMVIRIWIKTQPMQQWSVARELRRRLKNRFDREGIHIGIPQQALWFENGLDLTRIKPNGKGKSDRLTPPSSSPQE, encoded by the coding sequence ATGCAATCACGAGTTCAAGCGCTGTATCGCCTGGCAATTTGGGGCGTTCTCGGTATGGCGATCGCATTTTTGACTTCTACTTTACCAGTAGCGGCCAAAAATGCTTTTCCTACATTCAGCCAAATTCCACCCCTTGCTGGCTTGGAGGGGATCTCGCAAATCCTCTCCCCAGTAGAACAAGAAAAGCTCGATATCCGTGCAGTTTGGCTAGATGGATACAAGCTCTTTCACGTTGCTACCCCTGCCCCCAACTCCGACAGCGCCAAATCATCCCAATCAGTCTCCATATCTAGCCAAAGGCGCGTACGAGACATCCAACGCCAACTGTACAGTATCGTGCGTAGCGATTTCGACCCCGAGACACTCCACGTTACCTACAAGTTCCTCAACGACCTGCCCGTCATCTACGCCCAATATGGTGATAAGCTGCGGGAAATCGATATCATGACCGTTACCCACCTAGATGCCAAACTATCTAGGGGAGACATTACCACCAGAGCGACGGAATTAAGCAATATTATCGAGAAAGCCCTGGTACGGGCGAAAGAGCAACGCCAGCCTGAATTTCTGGCTCGACAAAGTGCCCTAGCGTTGGGCATTATCGGCGGTACGCTATTTCTAAGTTGGGGGGTTGCCAAGTGGCAGCGCTCCCTGAAAAAACGCCGCCAGCGTACCATTGAAGCCATTGAAGCAGAAATGGAAGCAGAAGCCGCCGCCGCTGCGGAACAAGCCGAGACCGACCCCACACAATCTTTAGAAGGAGAAGCCGGGGATGCGGCTGTCTTTCCCACAACCAGTCTGGATTCGGTTCGGCAGCAACTGAGCCGCCAACAGTGGTTTACGTTTAACGAGATCCAACGCCGCTTGCTACAAATTGTGCAGTTGGTGCTCTGGGGTGCCAACGTCGCTACCATTTTAAGACTTTTTCCCTATACCCGTTGGTTGCAACCGCTACTGTTTGCCCTCCCTTTGCGCATTGCCATTGCGATCTTGGCCACTTATTTAATTATTCGGTTGCTGGAAGCGATTATCGATCGCTTGTTTTCGGCGTTGGAACCGCAGGAACTGGTTGACGAGCGCACTTCCCAACGCATTGCGTTACGTATCTCCACCTTTTCCCAGGTATTCAAAAGTGTTACGGCATTAATTGGTGTCGGCGTTGCGGTTTTGGTGACCCTCTCCATTATTGGCATCAATCTGACCCCGTTGCTGGCTGGGGCTGGTATTGCCGGTTTGGCTCTTTCTTTAGGAGCGCAAAATGCCATTAAAGATACGATTAACGGATTTTTTATTCTCCTGGAAGACCAATATGCTGTGGGCGATGTGGTGATTATCCAACAAATGTGCGGTTTTGTGGAGCGCATGAATTTGCGCATCACCCAGCTGCGAGGCATGGATGGCAGCGTGATTACCATCCCCAATGGCACGATTACCATGGTGGAAAATTTATCCAAAGAGTGGTCGCGGGTGGATTTGTCGGTGGAGGTGGATTTTTATACCAATGTCGATCGTGCTTTGGCGGTGGTCAACCAAGTTTGCGAGTATCTTTACTATGACCGCAAATGGCGACCTCTGATGTTGGAAGCTCCCCAGGTTTTAGGTGTTGACCAAATCTCCCACAGCGGCATGGTGATTCGTATTTGGATTAAAACCCAGCCCATGCAGCAGTGGAGCGTTGCCCGGGAACTGCGCCGCCGCCTGAAAAACCGTTTCGACCGCGAAGGGATTCACATTGGTATTCCCCAGCAAGCGCTTTGGTTTGAAAATGGATTGGACTTGACAAGAATCAAGCCAAATGGTAAAGGAAAAAGCGATCGCTTGACACCACCTAGTTCTTCGCCGCAGGAATAG
- the hetZ gene encoding heterocyst differentiation protein HetZ — MDAIAETIFQQLQTHTRATSKNCRQVAGRIADEASRICAESQRIQQSGDIQAWELHLAKHRLQQCLRYYRLGSEPGRAELHSTLSAIVYRYIAPSPSYASYQTRLMLIEDFLQGFYLESLNAFRREAQLSDRYSPRSLLELAEYMAFTERYAKRRIRIAHKRSQQLIVLRAQTFSQQHPPETSVDIDRACDGVSSENGDATADASLQQLRDALMNQEPELSDDSLRQKVIAELLQYLEEKQQHSCVDYFCLRLQDLSAAEIEAILGLTPRQRDYLQQRFKYHLIRFALMHRWELVHQWLGADLDRNLGLTPSQQQEFHAHCTPEEEKLLQFKKQNYNDAEIAKELGCTTNQLQKKWFKLLERAWDLRNHEVITK, encoded by the coding sequence GTGGACGCGATCGCCGAAACCATCTTCCAACAACTGCAAACCCATACGCGGGCTACAAGCAAAAACTGCCGCCAAGTAGCCGGGCGTATTGCTGATGAAGCCAGTCGCATCTGTGCGGAAAGCCAACGGATTCAACAATCGGGTGACATCCAAGCTTGGGAACTCCATCTCGCCAAACACCGCCTGCAGCAGTGCCTGCGTTACTATCGGTTGGGGTCAGAACCGGGGCGTGCCGAATTGCACAGCACCCTCAGTGCCATTGTTTATCGCTACATTGCCCCTTCTCCCAGCTATGCCAGCTACCAAACGCGGTTGATGTTAATTGAAGACTTTTTACAGGGATTTTATCTGGAATCTCTCAATGCCTTTCGTCGGGAAGCGCAACTGAGCGATCGCTATTCCCCCCGTTCCCTGCTAGAGTTGGCGGAATACATGGCCTTTACCGAACGCTACGCCAAACGCCGCATCCGTATTGCCCACAAGCGATCGCAGCAACTGATTGTTCTGCGCGCGCAAACCTTTTCCCAACAACACCCGCCAGAAACCTCCGTTGACATCGACCGTGCCTGCGACGGCGTTTCCTCCGAAAATGGCGACGCCACCGCCGATGCCTCCCTGCAGCAGCTGCGCGACGCGCTCATGAACCAAGAGCCAGAACTCTCCGACGACAGCCTGCGTCAAAAAGTGATTGCCGAACTGCTGCAATACCTGGAAGAAAAACAACAACACAGTTGCGTCGATTATTTTTGTTTGCGATTGCAAGACCTATCCGCGGCGGAAATCGAAGCAATTCTGGGACTTACCCCACGCCAGCGGGATTACCTGCAGCAACGATTTAAATATCACTTAATTCGCTTTGCCCTCATGCACCGCTGGGAATTGGTACACCAGTGGCTCGGTGCTGATTTGGACCGCAATTTGGGCTTAACCCCCTCCCAACAACAAGAATTCCACGCCCACTGCACCCCAGAAGAGGAAAAACTGTTGCAATTCAAAAAGCAAAACTACAACGACGCGGAAATCGCCAAAGAACTCGGTTGCACCACCAACCAACTGCAAAAAAAATGGTTTAAATTGTTAGAGCGAGCTTGGGATCTTCGCAATCATGAAGTCATAACCAAATAA
- a CDS encoding DUF3488 and DUF4129 domain-containing transglutaminase family protein yields the protein MVALKTWWASWQQQWRQRAAMEVVEDSVALRVAVQMLVVVGIVATDVASRQQESLPMSVWAVPLSIVGASWSWRQRHQRNVAIKFLLAIAMLVCLGDFFRDLLRSLNDTRLVLAELLVQLQVLHSFDLPRRRDLGYSIVIGLILIAVGGTLSQTWVYGVFLLLFLAVAFPTMVLDYRSRLGIYQAPFRQSAHSPPAARPSLKMPRVWSPRLAALLTPKRLFVIFGATVALGLAIFAVTPRFPGYQFQTLPVSNPIDIPANFDASRIVNPAYEDNRRQQEEGNAGGSGPGGFGRGTLSEPGQVDEEFYYGFNERINQNLRGNMEPKVVMRVRSQMEGFWRVLGFDRYTGAGWEISRNEQTVKLNRSSFSYKFDIPQMGSSARTKEIIQTYTILARLPNLIPAMAQPESIYFPTRKLNVGPEGGLRAPVNLVDGITYSVVSEVSYRDRERLQNAPTTYNEEIQKHYLQIPDAIREPVGKKAESLLNQAKTPITAPYEKAFFLAQALKQTYTVKEVPFLDRNQDLVEAFLFDWEGGYPDHFSTTLTVMLRSIGIPARLVVGFAAGEFNPFTGMYVVRNTDAYAMTEVYIPQYGWYSFDPIPGHETIPPSLEDEYAWSTLRTFWQWVAGWLPTPVRSALQAVLVAIAQGIASSIRWFINLFFQGWQGWFQGIIVAIAVAFVGWSGWQGWRQWRYRRWLRRLPPTERIYRETLATLSAQGYPRYPAQTPLEYARQYRMGAATPAGSIVEEISQAYVRWRYGNEAVDVAYLNRRLQQLQKMLASHKPSWWRWLVRWWRS from the coding sequence ATGGTGGCACTGAAAACCTGGTGGGCGTCTTGGCAGCAACAGTGGCGACAGCGTGCGGCGATGGAAGTCGTAGAAGACTCGGTGGCATTGCGCGTTGCCGTACAAATGTTGGTGGTGGTGGGGATTGTAGCGACGGATGTGGCATCGCGACAGCAGGAATCCCTGCCTATGAGCGTTTGGGCGGTGCCTTTGAGTATTGTAGGGGCATCGTGGAGTTGGCGTCAGCGCCACCAGCGTAATGTTGCCATTAAATTTTTACTAGCGATCGCCATGTTGGTGTGTTTGGGGGATTTTTTCCGCGACTTGCTGCGCAGTCTCAACGACACCCGCTTGGTGTTGGCAGAACTGTTGGTACAGTTGCAGGTTTTGCACAGTTTTGACCTGCCCCGCCGCCGGGATTTGGGATACTCTATTGTTATCGGTTTGATTCTCATTGCCGTAGGTGGGACCCTCAGCCAAACGTGGGTTTACGGCGTCTTTTTGCTTTTGTTTCTGGCGGTTGCCTTTCCCACCATGGTGCTCGACTACCGTTCCCGTCTGGGCATCTACCAGGCACCGTTCCGCCAATCCGCCCATTCCCCGCCGGCTGCACGACCATCGTTAAAGATGCCGAGGGTTTGGTCGCCACGGCTGGCAGCTTTGCTGACCCCCAAACGCTTGTTCGTCATTTTCGGGGCAACAGTGGCTTTAGGATTGGCCATTTTTGCCGTCACGCCTCGGTTTCCCGGCTATCAATTCCAAACTTTACCAGTAAGCAATCCCATTGATATTCCCGCCAATTTTGATGCCAGCCGCATTGTCAATCCCGCCTACGAAGACAATCGCCGACAGCAGGAAGAGGGAAACGCTGGTGGTAGTGGTCCTGGGGGATTCGGCAGGGGAACTTTATCCGAACCTGGGCAGGTGGATGAAGAGTTTTACTACGGGTTTAACGAACGCATCAACCAAAACCTGCGGGGGAATATGGAACCGAAAGTAGTGATGCGGGTGCGATCGCAGATGGAAGGATTTTGGCGGGTTTTGGGCTTCGACCGTTACACGGGGGCTGGTTGGGAAATTTCCCGCAACGAGCAGACCGTCAAACTCAACCGCTCCTCTTTTTCCTACAAGTTTGATATTCCCCAAATGGGATCGTCGGCAAGAACCAAAGAAATTATCCAGACTTATACGATTTTGGCGCGGTTGCCCAATTTGATTCCGGCGATGGCACAGCCAGAATCGATTTATTTTCCTACTCGCAAGCTGAATGTAGGGCCGGAGGGAGGATTGCGAGCGCCGGTGAATTTGGTGGATGGCATTACCTACAGTGTGGTGTCGGAGGTTTCCTACCGCGATCGCGAACGCCTGCAAAACGCTCCCACCACCTACAACGAAGAGATTCAAAAACACTACCTACAAATTCCCGATGCTATTCGCGAACCGGTTGGCAAAAAAGCGGAAAGCCTGCTTAACCAAGCCAAAACACCCATTACCGCACCTTATGAAAAAGCTTTCTTTTTAGCGCAAGCTTTAAAACAAACCTACACGGTTAAAGAAGTTCCTTTCCTCGATCGAAACCAAGACCTGGTAGAAGCCTTTCTGTTTGATTGGGAAGGCGGTTACCCCGACCATTTTTCTACTACCCTCACGGTAATGTTGCGGTCTATCGGCATTCCAGCGCGTTTGGTGGTGGGCTTCGCTGCTGGAGAGTTCAACCCGTTCACCGGCATGTACGTGGTGCGCAATACCGATGCCTATGCGATGACAGAAGTGTATATTCCCCAATACGGCTGGTATAGCTTCGACCCCATTCCCGGTCACGAAACCATTCCCCCTTCTCTGGAAGATGAATACGCCTGGAGTACCCTACGGACGTTTTGGCAGTGGGTGGCGGGTTGGTTGCCAACGCCGGTTCGCTCGGCTTTGCAGGCGGTTTTGGTCGCGATCGCCCAAGGAATTGCTAGCAGCATCCGTTGGTTTATCAATTTGTTTTTCCAAGGCTGGCAGGGATGGTTCCAAGGGATTATCGTCGCGATCGCAGTAGCTTTTGTGGGTTGGTCGGGATGGCAAGGCTGGCGACAATGGCGCTATCGCCGGTGGTTGCGCCGACTGCCACCAACCGAACGTATCTACCGAGAAACCCTCGCCACCCTGAGCGCACAAGGCTATCCCCGCTATCCAGCCCAAACCCCCCTAGAGTACGCCCGCCAATATCGAATGGGGGCAGCTACCCCAGCCGGCAGCATCGTGGAAGAAATTTCGCAAGCCTACGTCCGCTGGCGTTACGGCAACGAGGCGGTGGATGTTGCGTATCTCAACCGCCGGTTGCAGCAACTCCAGAAAATGCTCGCCAGCCACAAGCCGTCTTGGTGGCGGTGGTTGGTACGCTGGTGGCGTTCTTAA
- the trxA gene encoding thioredoxin produces the protein MSVKKQFASFEEMLKASETPLLVDFYAPWCGPCQMMGPVLDQVNQQMQGKLKVVKINTDNYPQLASQYQIQALPTLVLFKQGKPVQRFEGAMQAPQLISSLQSHL, from the coding sequence ATGAGCGTCAAAAAACAATTTGCCAGCTTTGAAGAAATGCTGAAAGCTTCTGAAACGCCACTTCTGGTTGATTTTTACGCCCCTTGGTGCGGCCCCTGTCAAATGATGGGACCGGTTTTGGACCAAGTAAACCAACAAATGCAAGGAAAACTCAAAGTGGTCAAAATCAATACCGACAACTACCCACAATTGGCTTCCCAATATCAAATTCAAGCTTTGCCCACCTTGGTTTTGTTCAAGCAAGGGAAACCCGTACAGCGATTTGAAGGAGCTATGCAAGCCCCCCAGTTAATCTCCAGCCTGCAATCCCATCTCTAA
- a CDS encoding CPBP family intramembrane glutamic endopeptidase: MFVFLPVLTFLEAVPSVVKTAIFFGIWILFWLPVAWPVSKYIGWPFLAAPPPDRKIPLLASLYLVAVPIVWGTIHIEQHPFSDYGVRGDVALFVSLGMGVVVALASLLVSFGIQWMGGWIRWVQFPPVQVWLPAGGLALWVAATEELIFRGILLNWWRQDWGLWGAAIATSAIFALLHGVWERRQVLPQLPGLWLLGMVLVLARLADGGSLGLAWGLHAGWVWGLAALQSGEAIAYTGKVPSWVTGIAQQPLAGVVGIVLLIVLGLGLYGLAFPEAASNIF; the protein is encoded by the coding sequence ATGTTTGTTTTTCTCCCGGTCTTGACATTTTTAGAGGCGGTACCCTCCGTGGTAAAAACCGCCATCTTTTTCGGTATCTGGATTCTCTTTTGGCTACCCGTGGCCTGGCCTGTAAGTAAGTATATAGGCTGGCCGTTTCTTGCTGCGCCCCCTCCAGATCGCAAAATTCCTTTACTTGCCTCTTTGTATCTGGTGGCCGTACCGATCGTTTGGGGAACCATACACATCGAGCAACATCCCTTTTCCGACTACGGCGTTCGCGGGGATGTTGCTCTTTTCGTTTCTTTGGGGATGGGGGTGGTGGTGGCGCTGGCAAGCCTGTTGGTTTCCTTTGGCATACAGTGGATGGGGGGATGGATTCGTTGGGTGCAGTTTCCCCCAGTCCAAGTGTGGCTGCCTGCCGGTGGGTTGGCTTTGTGGGTGGCTGCGACGGAAGAATTGATTTTCCGGGGGATTTTACTGAATTGGTGGCGGCAAGATTGGGGACTTTGGGGAGCCGCGATCGCGACCAGTGCCATTTTTGCCCTGTTGCACGGGGTGTGGGAACGCCGCCAGGTCTTACCGCAGCTGCCGGGATTGTGGCTGTTGGGCATGGTGTTGGTACTGGCAAGACTCGCTGATGGTGGTAGTTTGGGCTTGGCTTGGGGATTGCACGCCGGTTGGGTTTGGGGTCTCGCTGCGTTGCAAAGTGGCGAAGCGATCGCGTATACCGGTAAAGTTCCCTCCTGGGTCACTGGCATCGCCCAACAACCCCTCGCTGGCGTGGTGGGAATTGTCTTGCTAATCGTACTCGGCCTGGGTTTGTACGGATTAGCCTTTCCAGAAGCAGCCAGCAACATTTTTTAG
- a CDS encoding AbrB family transcriptional regulator, with protein sequence MSDLPSTKLTGKALLQKVKELSSMPRRETAKLCGYYTPTKNGEIRVNLTEFYDAVLAARGIPLSPEKSKDGRGREPTYRVSVHRNGQIVIGSTYTEEMGLKPGDEFIIKLGYKHIHLIQIDEDTKDAEQNGSAGEEE encoded by the coding sequence ATGAGCGACCTTCCCAGTACAAAACTTACAGGAAAAGCACTGCTTCAAAAAGTAAAAGAACTTTCCTCCATGCCCCGACGAGAAACGGCCAAACTCTGCGGATACTATACGCCTACAAAAAATGGTGAAATACGGGTCAACCTAACAGAGTTTTACGATGCCGTTCTAGCAGCGCGCGGTATTCCCTTAAGTCCGGAAAAAAGTAAAGATGGTCGGGGCAGAGAACCCACCTATCGGGTGAGCGTCCATAGAAACGGACAAATTGTCATTGGTTCTACCTACACCGAGGAAATGGGTTTAAAACCAGGAGATGAATTTATCATTAAGCTTGGCTACAAGCATATCCATTTGATTCAAATTGATGAAGATACCAAAGACGCCGAGCAAAATGGTTCCGCGGGGGAAGAAGAATAG
- the lpxD gene encoding UDP-3-O-(3-hydroxymyristoyl)glucosamine N-acyltransferase, with translation MKFQELVAQISDGNCPIHIADNPEIVGVAPIDSAPPQTLSYVEGEAFAEFLELTTASAAILPENEVLQQRATQRGLAWVATSQPRLLFARAIAIFYQPYQPQLGIHATATISSQAQLGQQVYVGANAVILEDTLIGDNVCVYPNVVIYPGVTIGDGTILHANCTIHERTQIGNNCTIHSNSVIGSEGFGFVRTESGWWKMEQSGYVVLEDGVEVGAGSTIDRPAVGETRVGQNTKIDNLVQVGHGCQLGANCILVSQVGLAGGVTVGNDVTLAGQVGVANRVKIGDGAIASAKTGIHQNIAPHQVVSGYPAIENQLWLKASAIYKRLPELYQTLRKIKRQLEAIVSSPSSSKKE, from the coding sequence ATGAAATTTCAAGAATTGGTAGCGCAAATTAGCGATGGCAACTGCCCGATCCATATCGCCGACAATCCAGAGATTGTAGGGGTGGCCCCCATTGACAGTGCCCCACCCCAAACCCTGAGTTACGTGGAAGGAGAGGCATTCGCCGAATTTTTGGAACTAACTACTGCCAGTGCCGCCATTTTGCCGGAAAACGAAGTCCTGCAGCAAAGGGCGACCCAACGGGGATTGGCGTGGGTGGCGACTTCACAACCGCGGTTGCTGTTTGCCCGGGCGATCGCGATTTTTTATCAGCCCTACCAGCCACAATTGGGCATTCACGCCACCGCCACCATTTCCTCCCAAGCTCAACTGGGGCAGCAAGTTTATGTGGGGGCCAATGCAGTCATTTTGGAAGATACCCTCATTGGGGATAATGTGTGTGTTTATCCCAACGTGGTGATTTATCCTGGGGTGACCATTGGCGACGGTACCATCCTCCATGCCAATTGCACCATTCACGAACGCACCCAAATTGGTAACAACTGTACCATTCATAGCAACAGCGTCATCGGTTCGGAAGGATTTGGCTTCGTGCGTACGGAGTCCGGGTGGTGGAAAATGGAACAGTCAGGATATGTGGTTTTGGAAGATGGTGTGGAAGTGGGTGCCGGTAGTACAATAGACAGGCCGGCAGTTGGAGAAACGCGCGTTGGTCAAAATACAAAAATCGATAACTTGGTGCAAGTTGGCCACGGCTGTCAGTTAGGTGCCAATTGTATTTTGGTTTCTCAAGTAGGCTTGGCAGGAGGCGTGACCGTGGGAAATGACGTGACTTTAGCCGGTCAAGTGGGTGTGGCCAATCGGGTAAAAATTGGCGATGGCGCGATCGCTTCTGCCAAAACCGGCATCCATCAAAATATTGCTCCCCATCAAGTGGTATCTGGCTATCCCGCCATTGAAAACCAATTGTGGTTGAAAGCCTCTGCAATCTACAAACGCCTGCCAGAACTTTATCAAACCCTGCGAAAAATCAAACGCCAGCTTGAGGCGATTGTCTCCTCGCCATCATCCTCGAAAAAGGAATAA
- a CDS encoding DUF4114 domain-containing protein → MNATRNFFNPTNNMLVATGIATALAGGMLVGAQPASAATVTFGESADKPSDENSLQQRLDDLTVFGGIDTDNDQTGIEKFTNPDIGDDDSALLMLEVAGWADGNKFGIYDAKDKNNRQVIFEGNDQPKAIASVDYSSFSKFGFFLESKKDGTFYTQSSLNPDKSQQAVVYEGDGETKFQDEFGGIFEEDEFIIAFEDVLRTGDRPYNDSDFNDMVVKVGSVAAVPEPSAVAGLGVVGGLMAFARRRRQ, encoded by the coding sequence ATGAACGCAACCCGCAATTTCTTCAACCCCACGAACAACATGCTTGTAGCGACCGGTATCGCCACCGCTCTAGCTGGCGGTATGTTGGTTGGCGCACAACCTGCCTCTGCAGCCACAGTGACTTTCGGTGAATCCGCAGATAAGCCCAGCGATGAAAATTCCTTGCAACAACGTCTGGACGATTTGACTGTATTCGGTGGTATCGATACCGACAACGATCAAACGGGCATTGAGAAATTCACTAATCCCGACATTGGTGACGACGATAGCGCCCTCCTCATGCTAGAAGTTGCTGGCTGGGCTGATGGCAATAAATTTGGGATTTACGACGCTAAAGACAAGAACAACCGGCAAGTCATTTTTGAAGGTAACGACCAGCCAAAAGCCATTGCCTCTGTTGATTACAGTAGTTTCAGCAAGTTCGGTTTCTTCCTTGAATCTAAGAAAGATGGCACCTTCTACACCCAATCCTCCCTCAATCCTGATAAATCGCAACAAGCTGTTGTCTATGAAGGGGATGGCGAAACCAAGTTTCAAGATGAATTTGGCGGTATTTTTGAAGAAGATGAATTCATCATCGCTTTTGAGGATGTTTTGCGCACAGGCGATCGCCCCTACAACGACAGCGACTTTAACGACATGGTGGTGAAAGTTGGTTCTGTAGCAGCAGTTCCCGAACCCTCTGCCGTAGCAGGTTTGGGCGTCGTTGGTGGTCTGATGGCTTTTGCCCGTCGTCGCCGTCAGTAA
- a CDS encoding PEP-CTERM sorting domain-containing protein, giving the protein MTTMRNSFKIANKMLLTMGATVIAGGMLAGTQPASAATIKPGPPVSGNESLQEELDNLAGDGNIDAVDDQTGYEVFTTTSTGASAVLAFENSALANDEEFGIYKPGSTDPDDRVTLIDNTLGPTSDIVPGDGLQGFHLAPDGNGNIDVVDDDGNLVNGDPDAENFNSTDFGFFLNQTGTYFDNTFYSEASLNPGGKQQSLIYQGNEHGNTELDVPGLLNNRTFEDTDMIVSFEDSEFIDDNFNDMGVVVSDVEPVPEPSAMAALGLVGSVIALARRRRQ; this is encoded by the coding sequence ATGACTACAATGCGCAACTCTTTCAAAATCGCGAATAAAATGCTTCTAACCATGGGGGCTACCGTTATCGCTGGCGGTATGTTGGCTGGAACTCAGCCTGCTTCTGCAGCTACTATAAAACCTGGACCTCCTGTTTCTGGGAACGAGTCTTTGCAAGAAGAGCTTGACAATTTGGCCGGCGACGGTAACATTGATGCAGTGGACGACCAAACTGGATATGAGGTATTTACTACGACCTCCACAGGTGCCTCAGCAGTTCTAGCGTTTGAAAATTCGGCTTTGGCCAATGATGAAGAGTTTGGTATTTACAAACCGGGAAGTACTGACCCAGACGATCGGGTAACCTTGATAGATAACACTTTAGGTCCTACGAGTGATATTGTTCCCGGCGATGGCTTACAGGGCTTTCACTTGGCACCTGATGGTAACGGGAATATTGATGTAGTTGATGATGATGGCAATCTGGTCAATGGCGATCCAGATGCTGAGAATTTCAACAGCACTGACTTTGGTTTCTTCCTTAATCAAACTGGTACTTACTTCGATAATACATTCTATTCAGAAGCTAGCCTCAATCCAGGTGGCAAGCAGCAGTCGCTAATCTATCAAGGAAACGAACATGGTAACACCGAGCTCGATGTGCCTGGTTTACTAAACAATAGGACTTTTGAAGATACTGATATGATTGTTTCTTTTGAGGATAGTGAATTTATTGACGACAATTTCAACGACATGGGAGTTGTGGTTAGCGACGTGGAACCAGTTCCCGAACCCTCTGCCATGGCAGCTTTAGGCTTAGTTGGTAGTGTCATAGCATTGGCTCGTCGCCGCCGTCAATAA